CTGTTACGCTACCTGGCACACAATGGATTCCTTCAGATTCTAAGAGTCAATCACAACACAGAAGAAAACGAAGGATATGCTCTAACTGCTGCATCACAGCTTCTTGTCAAAGGCACTGACCATTGTCTTGCACCAATGGTAGAGTATGTAACTAACCCAAATGCAGCACATGTATGGTCTCACTTGAAGAAGTGGACTTATGAGGATGATCTTACACTGTTTGATGTCTCCCTAGGATCAACTATTTGGGACTTTCTTGGTAAAAACCCAGCAATGAACGAGTCGTTCAATGAGGCAATGGCCAGTGATTCTCAGATGATGAACCTGGCATTAAGAGGTTGCAATTGGGTGTTCGAAGGAGTGGAGTCCATTGTGGATGTCGGAGGTGGAACCGGAACCACAGCCAAGGCTATCTGTGATGCATTTCCTAACGTGAAATGCATTGTGTTTGATCGTCCACAGGTTGTGGAGAAGTTGTCGGGAACCAGCAATTTGACATATGTTGGCGGTGACATGTTCGAATCTATTCCCAAGGCTGATGCAGTTCTACTCAAGGTTGGCATCTCTAAACGAATGTTTCCTAAACTTCTTTCACTACTGCTActttttttgaaacaaattagAATACGAATTTACTATTcgaatcattttattaaaattctagGATTGGCACGAGGTAtgttattaacaaatttataattatttttagtggATTTTGCATGATTGGAATGACGAGGATTGTAAGAAGATATTAGAAAATTGCAAAGAAGCTATTTCTGGtaaaggagaaagaagaaaagtaaTTGTGATAGAGAATGTGATAAACGAAGGGCAAGATGAGCAGGGAGTTACTGGACTAAAGCTCGCCTTGGATGTGAAAATTACATGTCTTCTtaatggaaaagaaagaagagaagaagaatgggAGAAACTGTTCGTGGAAGCAGGGTTCGGAAGCTACAAAATATCTCCTTTCACAGGATGTTTGTCTCTTATTCAGATCTGTCCCTGATTACTGAACTTATAGTGATGCATTTCTTCAAAGCATGTTATTGAATTAACAAGGTCGCAATGCTTATTTTCCCTTATCGGTTAATGATAGTAAGAAAATGCGACcagaataaaaagaagaattgatAGGAACAAGAGTAGAAATATGAAATTTGATGGAATGTGTGAAAGTTTTGCTTATTAATAAAGGACatggaatatatttttaaaaatccatCTAATCCaatctaatataataaaaagtatttaatttttattaaatccattttaaatatattagttagatttgaatttttttttaatctagatTGAATTCActttgttaattaaattaaatttagtgagatcaatttaatttactttattattaaatttaataaatatgggTTGCACCGTTTCTAGTTAACATTTAATTTAGATAAActtaaataagttatatttttgaCTTAGATTGGTTTAACTTGAAATTCAACTTAAACGTACTTAGTTTTAGATAGGTATATTTGAGTTGACTTTTATTTTAGACCAACTCGGTTTAACGTTTATTcgaattgaattttgttcaatcTTAAGTTTGGATTGAGTTAATTCGAACTAGTCCTTATGAGTTGAAACTCATGATCAATGTACtacaattttgttttaagtgAGTTTGATAATCATGTTATTATCATTTAtgtaatcaaatatattttcaaatatatttagggtaaaatgaggttttcttgTTGATGTCAAAGGCCTGCGTAGCTTATAAAAGcagaaaactataaattatttaactaataTTAACCAAAATAATTGCACATATGTAGAGACCGTGTAATCTACATCCCAAGTTTGGGAGATGCAATGAAACGATACaacaaaatctattttaatGGTAGATGCTTACACTCAAATATACTTCACTGTTGAGACTTATGAAATTGTAAATTAAAGTCTGAGAAGTTGCTAAAACATAAGACTAAAGTGATACATGAAAGGATTGTCAATGAAATTATGTTATACTAatctatttataggtaaaagaGACTTAAATTCTATAATAGATAAATTCTCAACCCTTGCAATAGCAGTTGGATATGAAACCTGAAGTACTTACCAATTTTTAACTTTACATAAAGCAACTGATATAATTAAGATAAGTTTAATGATATTGAATCATTGAtccaatcaaataaattttcaacCTTAACATCACATTAATGGAGACCAGTTCTCAAGTTTTAGTGGCGGAATGGGAGCAGAGGATATCTTATcctctcattttttatttttattttgtgttcaTATAATGAaatctataaaaattaaaataggaagatttttaattttttttataaaacatgatTTAATATTAACAAGGTTTAATGACTTAGTTTGTCTTTAGTTTCGCTATTCATTGTCAATTTCATCCTCACTTTTAAAAAGGGCTCAGTCTTCACTAGTACAGTCAGGTGAAATGACAGCGGTTGTTTTTCGTTATAAGCATCGGTTCCCAAACCGAGACATATGCAGGCGAGACAAAAAGTGTACTACTTTTGGCCTCGggcttgaaccgaggcataaagggaGAAGATTTGACATTGGTTCAACCATAACCGAAGCagtaaagtttttgtttttttgaagGACTATATGCCTCGGGTTGGGGGAACCGAGGCTGTATGTTCCACCCTACTGCCTCGATTGTagcttgaaccgaggcagtagagatctttttttttctacgaAGTACTTTCTGCCTCTAATATGGTCATAATCGAGATCATAAGTTCCTTTTCTACCTCGGTTTTGACACTAACCGAGGCATTtatccttgtttttttttaaaatgaggtctgtttctgcaacattcccaacaacagaaacagacctgcatatatatttacagcCAGAACAGTCGAGAATAATCTAgaaacgtatattttgaatgaaaattataataaaacataaatacattcaataaacataaatcaacttcttataagcataaatcaatccaattataatcataaatcaagtttgaagcataaatcaatgtaatgtacaaagttaaactaatagtAATGTAGAAAAGCatcaaacaacttagaaacataaacttagaacttactatatcctaatatctactatatactattatataaatgaattacatatttagccagtgctttcctcacaagttgaagtgacttctctggaattggagcagtgctattgaatctctgcataaaatacAATGATTTAACTTAGTGTatttgaaatctaaactatagggaaaataaaattgaaacctaaataataccgtttcccatccactagtgtaatgtgcacgaataatggtcatcatccaaaacatgacgtagtaaccacattcatatgaccccgtTTGTATATtgcactacaatatatcatcataattataaaatgttaagtaacatcaattgaatggaaccaaatgtaacaaagtatggactaaaataccaaatcttaagggcaacccatgcaagctttttagctgtagcagtagatctcccagataacatcatatgtgttgcaagggaactattaaaaacaattcctttagcatacatttatataaaaaaaaaagtcgaaacattgagattcttaccaatctactacatgtataagagggctgggaggagacttctgcaataaacaaaaccagacagaattgttctccggtatggagatcacaagtagctgccaatgacacctgaaattggtaataacttatgaatcatataccaaaattaataaatcagTGGTGTCCACTACTTTTCTTTTCCTCCAACAACAAatgttcaaaattatttttttaataggttTGTCTGCCAGACATCAAAATATGATGTATTTCTTAGTCACTAACAATATTTGACATAAAGAGGTTACTGTGTTTTGATATAATTCGATCTTGCTATACTTTTTTAACATATCTGTAAACTTTGATTCGTATAACATATCTGTAAACTTTGATTCGTaaagtagaaagaaaaaaacaatgaaCCAACCTCAATGCAGACAGCAAGATTGAAACAGCGTTGAAGGCAGTACCGGCGGAGGTAGCAGTGGCGGAGGAAGCACCGACAGGGTAACAGTGGCGCGACGGTGAAGGGAGGACGTGCGGCCAAGAACGAGGACGAGTAGGAATGCGCGAGGACTGGCAAGACCGAGGCAGGCGAGACCACTGGTAGCAGCAGTGGCGGAGGTAGCACCGACGAGGCACCAATGGCGTGACGGCAAAGGGAGGAGGCACGGCCAAGACGGAGGCAGGCGAGACAGGCAAGCAAAGCGGTGGCGCAGCGAGTAGTGGCACAAATGAAGAAGACCGTATAcgaggaagaagaagctatCGACGTAAATGGAGGTTCTACgagatttgaaaatattaattgagctactacctcggttactCACACACGCGAGGTAATATCCGCATACAGCATCGGTTAAAAGGAAGAACGGTGTAGAACGTGTGGCTAATAGACCTCGGTTCAGTGCCAAACTGATGCCCTAGGTCTGGCGTAGCAGGCAAGTAAAAGCTGGAGCAGGCGTAGCAGCAGTTGGAGCAGGCGTAGCAGTAGTTGGAGCAGGCATAGCAGTAGTTGGAGCAGGCATAGCAGTAGTTGGAGCAGGTGTGGCAGTtgtttaggcatcggttcgCCTGCAGCCCGAAGCAGTAGGACGTAGTTTTGGCACCGGTTTCCTAacaaaccgaggcagtagggagTAGTCAGACGTTTCAAGTGAGAAGCAGAGGTGTATAGGCTTCGGTCTCATCCTAACCGAAGCAATAGTGAggggtttaggcaccggtttcgtagcaaaccgaggcagtaggtaGTTGTCAGACTTCACAGGCCCTTTCCAGAGTTTCCAGACTAAGCAGCAGGGGTGTATAGGCCTCGGTTTTGTCTTAACCGATGCAATATGGCTGTTCCACCACGGGTTGGATGGTGACCGAGGTATATAATCTTGTACGCTTCGGTTTTTGgataaccgaagcgtatattgGACGTTAGAATCTACAATTTTTACTACTGCTCGTTTCTACTTTATATAATTTGCACCAATCAAATCTATTCCGTTAATTTTACATAAACGAAATAAAATGTGTGATGATGTGataaataaatcttcatttttttctctctctctcctttgtTTCACATGCATCCAAACccatctttttctctctctttgaGTGAGAGATAAATGAATAATGCATTAATTATTGCATGACATTAATAAACACACATTTTAACTACCTCTTCAATGATATAATAAGTGCTAGAGACCTTTCTTCAAGTATATCCTTTCTCCATTATCATGCCAATtacctttttttaaatatctataatgTACACTTTTTTGTTCTTTCGCAAATCTCCTACGGAAAGAAATAACAATTACTATAATAttttgtgattcttttttttttatttaatactttgTATCTCTTCTAACTAGGTTTAAATCTATATaaggtttaaaatatttttggattggTCAAGTATTGAGATGAACTAAtgtgtttataaaaaatttagattccTGTTTATAATTACAAGAAATGCACTTTGTATCGTATTCTACCAGCCTGAGGCAACTTAGCCATAACGTACAAGATTCTACAATCattaattcaataatttatcTGTGTATGATGGAAGaaattcaaataattcattaatcTATTCAATCTTTATTTGTCTCTAATATAGAGGCAATACtatttttaacttcaattttttatatcatactttcatttaaaaaactattatttgaatattatatttgaaaattttagctTTTTCATTGTTatcttttaatatgttttatgtttaacTAGTCATAGTTAATGTAAATGTCTCatgtatacatatttttaaCTTTGTAATGCTTTGtacttaattttaaacttaattatacatattttgagataaaaaaattaaattagtaatacgatataaagatataataatagaagttaaaaattgaattaaaacaactaatctataaataaacaaataaaaataacatttaagcctttaattttgaaaatatttagaTAAGCAACTCAAAATTGTAAAACTTGTGTagttaaaatcaattaaaaataattaataacgacatttatttaatgaaattcatactgattaaaaaaattataaaatacgttaaataataaatatatttaaaattattaattacagataacaaaatttaaatacaagatcaatgataataaatatttaagtaattacataatcattttcattcattcttaatttacatttatttgaaaaatatatattaataaacttgaataaatttatttcaatatttttcaatttcaaatataaatttattatttatttataattcataaaaattataattataattatacttttatttatataatttaaatatatagaaattttaaatataaatagggAGATGTTTTAGtagaaaaattttcaaaaatctaatgTTATGTGCTTAAACTACGTTACAttgtttggtaaaaaaaaagtcttattttaattatattaagtttaaatCTCCATGCAGGaattaatacattatttttttctctcttattcgAAGAGAGAAAGATGTGTCAAACAGGagcaaaagagaaagaaatgcACACTTCTTTATTATGTCACCACACAATTAACTTCCATTAAAATCCATTATTCTTTgtaattacaattataaaaaaaaacattttaattcttCTTAAAAGATTTCCTAACTCTTGATACCATTAAAATCCAAATTAAGACAAATTACAGTATTTAAAAATGTCTATAAATATACTCATAAAAATGTCCatataaaattatctataaatataaattcatttaatttaatgcATGAATGTCAATTATTTATAGGAttgattcaatttaaatttaaattagattacAGTCTATTAtaaccaaaataattttttttcaattattttgttgtgatttttaaaccattttaaaagtaatgtttTGAATTACTTTAAATCTCTCATTTTTATGAAGTTTAAGTTACACATCTAGGTTGAGCCTTAAGTAAGTGATAATATTTAAAGATCTTTGTGACagaatatttatcctatttatcattattatattattatattgtgtctagaattactctatttatcatgattatatatTATGTGTTTAGAGTTATCTTATTcatgatgattatattgttgtgTCTAGAGTTGCCTTATTTATcttcattatattgtgtctagggttaccttTTATATCATGTATTCTTGTATcaattattcttataaatagaagattatgagagggatcaattaagccctctataattattttagagtttaattctcaagttcGTATTAGAGGAGGTTCTCTGAGTCTCTTCCTACTTTATCTTTGTTGCCACCCGTGGCCCGTGGTCGCTGCCACTGGCGAccttaaaaatttcatcttttctgaAATACCTCAATTACCAATCTCGTTCTGATTTCTGTCTAGTCTCCAAACCTTAGTTGTTGTCCGGAACTGTCTAACATTGTTTGTCGCTGTCCAGCGTCGTTTGCAGCCGCTTGGCGCCGTTTGTCGTTGTCTGGTGCCATTTGTAGCTGTCCATCTAGCACATTTTGCCACCATGAGAGCTGTCCACAGAAGTTTGTCACCATTAACGTATATTCTCGACGTCATTCGCCACTGTCTGCCGTTGTCCATTGTTTCCACCGTTAGCCATTGTCCGCTGCCAACCATCGTCTGCCGCTGTCCGTTGCCAACCACTGTCTACTGTCGTCCATTAACATCTGTTACCACAATTTAGTGCGACGACTAGTGGTTCGGGATCGCCTCCTTGAGCGAGAGGGCTAGTTCTCATCCAGGCGCTGCCACGCGCACCACATCTTTTTGACGTCCGCCTTCATCGTCGTCACATTTTCTCTGGCAAAGTTAAGGGTTTTGTGAGCCTCGAGGAGCACGACCCATCCCTAGTTGTTGCCTCATTCTCATCCACATGCGCTGTCACGCACGACTTCTCTCTGATAAGCTTCCAACGCGTGTTTGTCACATGCCACCTTCCCGGTGTCAGAATCACATCGCGGTACTGCCGTTCGTTTCGctcaaccaaataaaaaaaactctctGGTTTAACATTTTACCTCTGTTTCAACATTTTTCCTTAGCCTCCTttcataatatttgtttagCTTTGCATATTGTAGCATTTGTGATGTTCTTGATGACTTGtgtcatttatttaaaagtCTCTAGGGAGAGTCAGGTTATTAACTTGTTAACACCAAGGAATTTCAACACTAAAGTCATGGGTTGAAGGTTGCTCATGACATGAGGGGAGTCTATTTCTGGCAAGATTAAGAATCTTAGTCAAATAATTTCACCTGCCCCTTGTCAGATTTGTTTTTGGATGCTTTGATAAATTATGGAAACCATTATGATCTTCTACCTTCACGATTTGTCTTCGACACGCCATCATTTCCGTTGTTCACCGTGAGGGGAGTATGTTTCAACCACTATAGGCCCCATCAATCAATGATGGCAACTTAATCCTTGTAGTTTGTCACTTTTAACTACTGTAGGCCCCCATTAGTCAATGATGGGAGTTTAGTCCTTGTCGTATGTTTCAGCCATTGCAGACCCCATCAATCGATGATGGAAGTTTAGTCATTGCAATTTGTTTCAGCCACTACAGGCCTCatcagtgatggcaatttagtccttttagtTTGTCACTTTTAGCTAGTACAAGCCCCGTCCATACTTAATGGAATTCAATCTCTACAGTTTGTCGCTTTTAGCCATGCAGGCCCCATCCTTACTTGATGGAAATCCAATCTCTGAAGTTCACTGTCTACCACTCGTCATCCACTTCTGATGGAAATCAACTTTGTCAAAGTCATCCAACTTGAAAGTTCATGGTGCTAGTTGAAGTTTGTGGTTGtccaatattattctccataaGCTTATGAGGAGTCTCTTTGGTTACACTAGTTTGTGAGTCCAATTTGGTTTGTAGACATTCTCTCTTGATGGTCTAAAGTATATGTGCATCTTGTTCGAAGCCAAAGTTACCATGTCTATTGTCTCGACATTCGagacaagttgattttgttggaGTGAGTTTATTTACCTGTTTATCAAGATTATAATGTGTCTAGAGTTacctatttatcattattatattgtgtctagagttatcctgtttattatgattatattgtgtttagagTTGCtttttttatcatgattatagtGTGTTTAGagttaccttatttatcatgtattcttatatcaaattatttttataaataaaggatTATGAGGAATCAATTAAGttctctagaattattttacaatttcaatcTGAAAGTAAATTTCAATCTCAAGtgtttgttttataatataaaaattcatttctaaaaatatttaagttaagaATATGATATCTTGATCTTTGTTATCAAATTTGAAAAACGATTTTTTTAGGTATTTATGATAGGAATGGTATCTTTTAtcctgtttttatttttgtggaataaaagctttatattgttttaaattttatagaataaaaattaatttgatggtttcaaattattatattatgtatgtttataattttttcttattcttatatatataacaaatttataaaatttttcatACAagattaatgaaaattaattttatgttgaCAAAACATTATAAACGTATAAtagttttgaattatataaattcataaggataaaaaaaagttatatttttgtttgaatatgaaaatttattgtgGAGGAAACCAAACACTATGTTtaatcattaataatatttcGGAACAAACGCCCAatgaaataatcaaattaattgaTAATCAAATAGATGCTTTTAAATTGATCAGGACTTAATTATAATTGAACAATAAATAAGTATAAGTGAATTTGATTTAGTAAATaatgaacaaaagaaaattaatctataaatttgacgttttaagtaaatataataaatgtttcaCTAGGGATAATTTGAGtctatgttttattaaaatattttttttctttataatttataaataaaaagttgttaTTGACACAcatttgtgaaaatatttttataaaaaaaataatatagtttcaTCGAATATATATCTAATTTtaacaagaaaatataaacaaatttaaaataaaacgttCATTCTCAAGTTTGGATATTGATAAAACACACAACCAGAATTTCAAGATTAATTTTGTgagtttttttaatgtatttttcataattaatattgtgaagataatatataatttaggtGACCTTGTTTAATTAACTTTTCATaacttgatatatttttatgatcataaattttttataagaataaattatatatatatatatatatatatatatatatatatatatatatatatatatatatatatatatatttcattcgATTCTGGTAGTTAACCGAATTATAATGGTGAACCTCACGAACCGTATGGAAGGTAACCTGACCCAAATGAGAACTTTGCCGTGAGTTAAGAGTTTAGTTTGTTTCACTCATCACAGTCACAGGTAGCTTTCGCTTACTCCCTGTTTTTCGTGCGCAAACTCTTCTGTTGTTCCCTTTCTTCTCCATTTCCATCTCACTCTCGCTGTGCCATCATCTTCAAAATCACGACCTTCTCCGCCACCACCACATTCACAGGTACTCTACATTCTCTCTTCTCATTCTCCTCGCAATTGGGTCTCCATCGTTTTtcacacttttgtttttctcattcCCTTTTACGGATTCCTAATATAGGCAAATGGGTGATTCTTACGTTAGCGTTCCaacaatgacatttttttttttgctctcTCTTAGTTGATCAGACATTGTTGCCGGCTTAGTGATTATGAGATGTTATTGTTGGCTGAAGTGAAATGTGTTCCTGAAGTTTTGTTCTTTTCGTCCAAGTTTGGATTTTTCGTCGTGGGTAATGATTGATTCATTTGGCAGTTCAAATGGGTGTTGTTTGTTTCGTGCTGTGAGTTcggtttagggtttagatttGAGGTTTTTGTTTCTCGTTGGATCTGGGGTAATCTGCTGAGGCAAGTACGGTAATACAACTAGGTTCTTTGATTATTGTTTTTCGTTGGAATGTATGTATTTGGTTGCATGATAAATTAAGGCGATCTCACTGCATTTCGAGAATGTGGGTGTTTTGTTGTCGTTTTATATGGTGCCTTTTCTCTTagttatattgtttttcttagtTTCTCACAATTATCTCTTGTGAGGGAGTGGACTCTAGCtagtttattttatctttgaaCCTTTTTTGTTCTCGATTGATTAGTCAACACTAATTTCCTCAATTTTTATGCGTCTGCATTAACTGTGTTCCTTTTCATGCATTCAGTCTTGTAGGGAAGACTGCTTATAGATATGTACACTGCTTGCTACTTACTACTATAAGTATTTTAAGTGGTCATAAAATTGAAGGTTAATAATCAGAGTCAGTTATTGAAGCATAGCGAGTCTTGGATTAGCCGCTAGTTTAACAAAGTGGAATTGTTGATGCCTCCAACTTAGTAAAATCAAGAAGCTAAACTCAAGGAGTGCTTCTATTATTCAAATCCCCTCAACTTTAATCTAGCTAACCGGGGTCTTATAAACCAGGCTTCATCTTCTAATAGTTACCCCTGCCTTtcattttgtctcaatttgCCTCATCTACTTGCTCCTACATGGCATGCAAAAACAATGTATGAATATTATATGCAAGTACACAGCAATTTTACGGTTCATATTTCTGTTATACCTCTCTTTGTGGTATTGAATTTATTGACATGTTGATCTTAGAGATATTATGCCTAGCTGAGATTTGTTGGTTTATTTCAtcattaatacatattaaactTTGAACATATGGATTCTGTTTCTCTAAAAGAACTCGTATATGTTCTATACAATAACAATGAATGCCCTTTCTCTCTAGGTGAGATCAATTACTTGGATCAAATGATACCACTTTGTTCTGtccaaaaattattattttggagAGACCAATTAGATCTAAATAGAATTACATTCCTTGTTTTTCCAATTTTTGTGTATCTAGATTTTCTTGAGTTTCAAATACTGAACAACTGGTTTTGGACAGATGGCCATGCAAACAGCTACTCCTCCAACTGCTCCCAGTGCCCAAGATGTGGGTAATGCATTTGTTGAACAATATTACCACATTCTTCACCATTCACCAGATTTGGTCTATCGGTTTTACCAGGACTCTAGTGTGATTAGCCGTCCTGATTCCAATGGTGTGATGACATCAGTTACAACCATGAAAGTAAGTTTTTTGATACAAAACTGGTGCCTCTATTACTTCTTTTAGTTCCTAAAAATGTTTCCTCTAATGCCTTgttgaaaaataagaaacattgTAAATATAATGTAATTCTACCTTTTGATATCCATTACCATTCATTGCTCTAATGAATTGCTAGTTAAATAAACTGCTGTATGTTCATACTATCTACTAATGTATAGCTAATTCATTTTTTAGCCCCTtcattttgatattatatttttcgaGAATCTGATGGGTTATACTTCTATTTTCCTGTGTTTTACAATGTTTAGAAGGATGAAACATtgttcatttaaattttatgttgcTTCTGTAAATGTTTAGTGGATATATCGCAGGCTTTCTGCCAATCTCTAAGTGTGTGGGTTTGTGGTGCAGGGCATTAATGAGAAGATTCTTTCACTAAATATCAAGGAATTTAAAGCAGAAATAAAGACTGCAGATGCTCAAAAGTCATACAAGGAGGGAGTGACTGTGCTGGTGACTGGATGCTTGACTGGCAAGGATAACATGAGAAGAAAATTTGCACAGTCATTCTTTCTTGCTCCGCAGGACAATGGCTATTTTGTTCTTAATGATGTTTTTAGGTATGTAGAAGATGATGAACCATCTGAACTACCTCCAGTTAATGGAGATGATGATGCAGCTGCTGTTAAAATAATCCCAGAACCAGGCaagattataattaaaaaaattgtattttctaGTAGAGTTTATTCTATAGTTGTATTCATGCTTTCTTATTTCCTTACAGAATCCATTTATGTTGCTGATTCTCCTGCCCCAGACCCCACAAATTCTATTGTGAACAAAGGTCAAATTGTTGCAGAGAATGCTTATGCTCCACCCAATCACCACGAGAGACAGATACCTGCTGAAAATGAAGACAATGTAGAATCCCATTTTCAGTCAAATGGGAATGATGATTCTCAGGCCACAGAAGTGGCTTCTTTAGCTCAGGAGGATGCTCCAAAGCAGTCTTATGCATCAATTGTAAGTATTGCTCCAAGTATTTCACTTACAACCTCTGTTATTATTCTTTGGAAGCTTATTGATTTGTTGTTAGGTGAAAGTCCAAAAAGGGAGTTCAGGACCAACTAAAATTTATGT
This sequence is a window from Vigna angularis cultivar LongXiaoDou No.4 chromosome 2, ASM1680809v1, whole genome shotgun sequence. Protein-coding genes within it:
- the LOC108323040 gene encoding isoflavone 7-O-methyltransferase, with protein sequence MTSNNVLKASEIFEGQVHLYKHLYAHAIDCMSIKWMIELGIPDIIHNHGQPISFPKLVSILQIPPSKVRGVKSLLRYLAHNGFLQILRVNHNTEENEGYALTAASQLLVKGTDHCLAPMVEYVTNPNAAHVWSHLKKWTYEDDLTLFDVSLGSTIWDFLGKNPAMNESFNEAMASDSQMMNLALRGCNWVFEGVESIVDVGGGTGTTAKAICDAFPNVKCIVFDRPQVVEKLSGTSNLTYVGGDMFESIPKADAVLLKWILHDWNDEDCKKILENCKEAISGKGERRKVIVIENVINEGQDEQGVTGLKLALDVKITCLLNGKERREEEWEKLFVEAGFGSYKISPFTGCLSLIQICP
- the LOC108323034 gene encoding nuclear transport factor 2 translates to MAMQTATPPTAPSAQDVGNAFVEQYYHILHHSPDLVYRFYQDSSVISRPDSNGVMTSVTTMKGINEKILSLNIKEFKAEIKTADAQKSYKEGVTVLVTGCLTGKDNMRRKFAQSFFLAPQDNGYFVLNDVFRYVEDDEPSELPPVNGDDDAAAVKIIPEPESIYVADSPAPDPTNSIVNKGQIVAENAYAPPNHHERQIPAENEDNVESHFQSNGNDDSQATEVASLAQEDAPKQSYASIVKVQKGSSGPTKIYVPTNKLKSGPNKTENLVVESVESDEVPEATLDIVNDPESSDAHEEVEGHSIYIRNLPLNVTVGQLEAEFKKFGPIKPEGIQVRNNKQQGYCFGFVEFLSLNSMDSAIQASPVPIGGRQAVVEIKRTTTRVGSGINNTGRPRIPPGRGGLRNESFRGRGNYGGGRGYGRNDYGSRGGEFSGRGRGHGEGYHQGRGRGGRSSGPKQNAVLN